DNA from Candidatus Bathyarchaeota archaeon:
AAAAAACGCAACCGAAGCGCTAAAAAGCATAGCAGCCTACGGTGAAAGCCTATCTGACCAGCCGGGACAAACCAAAGTATGGGTCTCTCGAGGCGACAACTCGGGCACACATTCCAAAGAGCAGAGCCTCTGGAAAGCCGCAGGCTACAACTACACGCTTGTATCTGCTGAACCATGGTACGCAAGCGTAGGCTCAGGCATGGGTGACGCCTTGAACGTGGCTAACCAAAAAACAGCCTACACGCTCGCAGACATAGGTACCTACTTGAAATTCTACACCGACGGCGTAATCTCCTTGTCTGCGCTAATAACTGAAGAGCAAGCTTTGCTTAATGTCTATAGCGTCATAGCTGTAAACCAAACCTACCACGAGCAAATCAACTACCCTGACGCCATGAACTTCATAGAATACTTGGTATCCGATGAAGCACAACAGGTCATAACAGACTACGGCAAAGCCAATTATGGGGAAAGCCTCTTCCACGGTGCAGTGCAACCGCTAAAGAGCAACGCGCCCCAGCCGATAGTCAGCTGGATAAAAAGCGCCGCCTTCTTCGACGGCTCCGAATGCCCACCGCAATTCAGAAAAGACTACCCGCAACTTTACAGTTAGAGGCTTACAACAATGGTTGACGTACTCGGCGGCATAACAAAAGCATTCGAGCTAATAGCTACAGGCGACCCAACGCTGTACGGCATAGTCTCACGCACCCTTTTTTTCTCAGGCATCGCCGTCGTGTTAGCCATGCTGTGGGGAACACCCATCGCATTGCTAATAAGCATCAGAAACTTCCGAGGCAAATCAATAATCAAAGCGTTCTTCAACTCTCTGATAGGCGTACCCACCGTGGTGCTCGGTTTAGTGTTGTTCCTCATTTTTTCGAAAAGCGGACCCTTAGGCTTTTTAGGCTTGCTTTACACGCCTGCAGCCATAATCCTCGGCGAAGCCGTACTTGTAACGCCCATACTAATCAGCATAATGTCCAACGCCATAGAGGCAGTTGACCCAGAAATCATGAACTTGGCGAAAACACTGGGCGCCTCAGAATCACAAGCAGCAATAGCCGTACTGAAGGAAGCGTTAAACGGCGTCCTCCTAAGCAACATCGCCAGCTTTAACCGCGCAATCGCCGAACTAGGCGTCGCGCTGCTTGTAGGCGGAAACATAGCAGGCTTAACTGACGTACTGACAACGGCGATTTCGCGTTACACAGCAAGGGGCGAACTGGACGTCGCTATTGCACTGGGAATATTGTTGATGGTTATTGTGTTCGGGATAAATGTGATGTTGATTATAGCGCGGAAAGCGAAAATACTGTTCGTGCTGTGGAGAAACCCGCAGTAGGGCATGAGCGTTGACTGGAGGTTAAGAGAAACTGTTGATAACGGCTGAATTGAAGAAAGTGACCAAAGCATACGGAGACAAAACCGTAGTTGACCAAGTCAACTTGCAGATACAGGAAGGCGAAATCCTAGCGCTTCTGGGACCAAATGGTTCGGGAAAAACAACGCTGCTGAAAATCCTCGCGCTAATCGAAGCGCCTACAAGCGGTGAAGTCAAGTTCCAAGGCGAAGTAGTCACGGCTAAAAACGTTGAGAAAATGCGGCTGCAAAGCACGCTTGTCTTCCAGAAAACAACCCTCTTCGACTCATCAGTTTACAGCAATGTTGCCTACGGTTTGAAAATAAGAAAAACCCCAAGAGCTGCATGTGAAGAAGAAGTGAAGGAAGCGCTGAAACTGGTGAAGCTAGAAGGCTTCGAGAAACGACCCGCAAGAAAGCTCTCAGGCGGAGAACAACAACGCGTAGCAATAGCCCGCGCCGTGGCGCTTAAGACCAAGCTTCTGCTCTTGGACGAACCTACAGCGAACTTAGACCCAAAAAACGCCGCCATTATTGAGGAAGTCATCGCCGCAGTTAACCGCGAACACAAAACCACCATCGTTATGGCTACGCACAACATGTTCCAAGCAAAAGCCTTGCCGCACCGCATAGCGCTGATGAACGAGGGAAAAATAACTG
Protein-coding regions in this window:
- a CDS encoding ABC transporter ATP-binding protein, with translation MITAELKKVTKAYGDKTVVDQVNLQIQEGEILALLGPNGSGKTTLLKILALIEAPTSGEVKFQGEVVTAKNVEKMRLQSTLVFQKTTLFDSSVYSNVAYGLKIRKTPRAACEEEVKEALKLVKLEGFEKRPARKLSGGEQQRVAIARAVALKTKLLLLDEPTANLDPKNAAIIEEVIAAVNREHKTTIVMATHNMFQAKALPHRIALMNEGKITEVGSPADVFGNLSRNLARFAAVDNTFAGTAKATAAGTTMVDIGNGVQVEVTAQKQGEVSLFVNPQDIILSKSAVESSARNVFKGRITEIEDSGSLVKLKVNVGKPFTVQITKRSFSEMGLNLNSEVYIAFKASSVQVL
- a CDS encoding substrate-binding domain-containing protein encodes the protein IIATLSTVILIAGTVAYFNYFAKRRLIISTTTSLYDTALLDEIEKRYEATHNVDINIISAGTGIAIQHAQNGDAEVILIHSPAMEKTFLEQGYGVNRKIIAYNFFTIVGPENDPAGITGKNATEALKSIAAYGESLSDQPGQTKVWVSRGDNSGTHSKEQSLWKAAGYNYTLVSAEPWYASVGSGMGDALNVANQKTAYTLADIGTYLKFYTDGVISLSALITEEQALLNVYSVIAVNQTYHEQINYPDAMNFIEYLVSDEAQQVITDYGKANYGESLFHGAVQPLKSNAPQPIVSWIKSAAFFDGSECPPQFRKDYPQLYS
- a CDS encoding ABC transporter permease → MVDVLGGITKAFELIATGDPTLYGIVSRTLFFSGIAVVLAMLWGTPIALLISIRNFRGKSIIKAFFNSLIGVPTVVLGLVLFLIFSKSGPLGFLGLLYTPAAIILGEAVLVTPILISIMSNAIEAVDPEIMNLAKTLGASESQAAIAVLKEALNGVLLSNIASFNRAIAELGVALLVGGNIAGLTDVLTTAISRYTARGELDVAIALGILLMVIVFGINVMLIIARKAKILFVLWRNPQ